In Flavobacterium cerinum, one genomic interval encodes:
- the murD gene encoding UDP-N-acetylmuramoyl-L-alanine--D-glutamate ligase, with the protein MRLVVLGGGESGVGTAILGKKKGYEVFLSDFGKIKNNYKEVLILNQIPWEEEMHTEDLILNADVVMKSPGIPDKSPIVKKLKEKNIPIISEIEFANKFTNVVTVGITGSNGKTTTTMLTHHLLKQGGLNVGLAGNIGKSYAWQIAENKFEAYVLELSSFQLDGVIDYKPHIAVITNISPDHLDRYNYDYNLYIEAKFRITKNQTEDDYLIYDADDEAITGWLEKNKIRAKKIPFSLTKTLEEGAYIKDNTIYTNINNETFIMPINELALEGKHNVKNAMAATTVAQLMRIRKATIRESLSDFQGVEHRLEKVLKIQNVQYINDSKATNVNATFFALDSMTTPTVWIVGGVDKGNDYAELMPLVREKVKAIVCLGVDNSKIIDAFSNVVDVMVETTSMTEAVKIAQKMAEKGDTVLLSPACASFDLFESYEDRGKQFKNAVQSL; encoded by the coding sequence ATGAGGCTGGTAGTATTAGGAGGAGGAGAAAGCGGTGTCGGTACTGCAATCTTAGGTAAGAAAAAAGGATACGAAGTATTTCTGTCTGATTTCGGAAAAATTAAAAATAATTACAAAGAAGTTCTGATTCTGAACCAGATTCCCTGGGAAGAAGAAATGCATACTGAAGATTTAATACTGAATGCGGATGTGGTGATGAAAAGCCCCGGTATTCCGGATAAATCACCGATAGTAAAAAAACTGAAGGAGAAAAATATACCGATCATTTCGGAAATCGAATTCGCTAATAAATTTACGAATGTGGTTACGGTCGGGATTACCGGAAGTAACGGAAAAACCACCACCACAATGCTAACACATCATCTGTTAAAGCAAGGTGGGTTAAACGTGGGACTGGCCGGAAATATCGGAAAAAGTTACGCCTGGCAGATCGCAGAAAATAAGTTTGAAGCCTATGTTCTGGAATTAAGCAGTTTTCAATTAGACGGAGTTATCGATTACAAACCGCATATAGCTGTAATCACAAACATTAGTCCGGATCACCTGGACCGCTATAATTACGATTATAATCTGTACATCGAAGCTAAATTCCGAATCACGAAAAATCAAACGGAAGACGATTATCTGATTTATGATGCCGATGATGAAGCAATAACCGGATGGCTGGAGAAAAATAAAATAAGAGCAAAAAAAATTCCTTTTTCACTGACAAAAACACTCGAAGAAGGAGCCTATATAAAAGACAACACGATTTATACCAACATCAATAACGAAACATTTATCATGCCTATAAACGAACTAGCACTAGAAGGAAAACATAACGTAAAAAATGCAATGGCAGCAACAACCGTAGCGCAATTAATGCGTATCCGAAAAGCAACAATAAGAGAAAGCCTGTCAGACTTCCAGGGAGTAGAACATCGTTTGGAAAAAGTGCTGAAAATTCAAAATGTACAGTACATCAACGATTCGAAGGCTACGAATGTAAACGCTACGTTCTTTGCATTGGATAGTATGACTACGCCAACAGTGTGGATTGTTGGTGGTGTCGATAAAGGAAATGATTATGCTGAATTGATGCCTTTGGTTCGTGAAAAAGTAAAAGCAATCGTTTGTTTAGGAGTAGATAATTCCAAAATCATCGACGCTTTTAGTAATGTAGTAGATGTAATGGTGGAAACAACGAGCATGACAGAAGCGGTGAAAATCGCTCAGAAAATGGCAGAAAAAGGCGATACGGTTTTGTTATCTCCGGCTTGTGCCAGCTTCGATTTATTCGAAAGCTACGAAGACCGTGGAAAGCAATTTAAAAACGCGGTACAAAGTCTTTAA
- the mraY gene encoding phospho-N-acetylmuramoyl-pentapeptide-transferase, translating to MLYYFFQYLDKSLDIPGTGVFQYITFRSGLAIILSLMISTIFGKRIINFLRKQQIGETVRELGLEGQKEKAGTPTMGGLIIIFSTLIPVFLLAKLDNVYVMLLIVTTLWMGTIGFIDDYIKIFKKDKEGLKGKFKVVGQVGLGIIVGSVLYFHPGVTVRTDTATRNIFQGTTTTATIAPAPTEEKSTATTIPFFKNNEFDYAELLAWTGDNYKNYAWLIFIPVVIFIITAVSNGANLTDGIDGLAAGTSAISVLTLGIFAFVSGNIIFSNYLNIMYIPNSGEMTVYISAFVGALIGFLWYNTYPASVFMGDTGSLTIGGIIAVLAIAVRKELLIPVLCGIFLAENLSVVVQVAYFKYTKKKFGEGRRIFLMSPLHHHYQKKGYHESKIVTRFWIVAILLAIFSLVSLKLR from the coding sequence ATGCTGTATTATTTCTTTCAATATTTAGATAAAAGCTTAGATATTCCAGGGACAGGGGTTTTCCAGTATATCACGTTCCGATCGGGTTTAGCTATTATTCTGTCGTTAATGATCTCTACCATTTTCGGAAAAAGAATCATTAACTTTTTAAGAAAACAACAAATCGGAGAAACGGTTCGGGAATTAGGACTGGAAGGACAGAAAGAAAAAGCCGGAACACCTACAATGGGAGGGTTAATCATTATTTTTTCAACATTGATCCCGGTATTCTTATTGGCAAAATTGGACAACGTTTATGTGATGTTGTTGATTGTAACAACGCTTTGGATGGGAACAATCGGATTTATTGATGATTACATTAAAATATTTAAAAAAGATAAAGAAGGATTAAAAGGGAAATTTAAAGTAGTAGGTCAGGTAGGACTGGGAATCATTGTCGGTTCGGTATTGTATTTCCACCCGGGTGTTACAGTGAGAACAGACACGGCTACCCGCAATATTTTTCAGGGAACGACAACAACCGCAACAATTGCACCGGCACCAACTGAAGAAAAATCAACGGCTACAACAATCCCGTTCTTTAAAAATAATGAATTTGACTATGCCGAATTATTAGCGTGGACTGGAGATAATTATAAAAATTATGCATGGTTGATTTTTATCCCTGTTGTAATTTTTATTATTACTGCGGTTTCAAACGGTGCAAACCTTACCGATGGTATTGACGGACTTGCAGCGGGAACATCGGCCATATCGGTACTTACGCTCGGAATCTTTGCGTTTGTTTCCGGAAATATCATCTTTTCGAATTATCTGAATATTATGTATATCCCGAATTCCGGGGAAATGACGGTCTATATATCCGCATTTGTAGGCGCGCTCATCGGATTCCTCTGGTACAATACATATCCGGCTTCGGTATTTATGGGCGATACGGGAAGTTTAACAATCGGAGGGATTATTGCCGTTCTGGCGATTGCGGTTCGTAAAGAATTATTAATTCCGGTATTGTGCGGGATATTCCTGGCTGAAAATTTATCAGTAGTAGTTCAGGTTGCGTATTTTAAATATACAAAGAAAAAATTTGGAGAAGGAAGACGGATTTTCCTGATGTCGCCTCTGCATCACCATTATCAGAAAAAAGGATATCACGAAAGTAAAATCGTAACCCGATTCTGGATTGTGGCCATTTTGTTAGCGATTTTCTCATTGGTTTCATTAAAATTAAGATAG
- a CDS encoding UDP-N-acetylmuramoyl-L-alanyl-D-glutamate--2,6-diaminopimelate ligase: MTALKDILYKVAIESVKGTTDLPVGKIEFDSRKIESDDVFVAINGTVSNGHDFIDKAISLGAIAVICEVMPAVVHEGITYVQVKDTSLALAHMSANFYGDPSAKLKLVGVTGTNGKTTIASLLYQMFKKAGYKVGLLSTVKILVDNKEYKATHTTPDSLTINYYMNEMVNEGCDYCFMEVSSHGIHQKRTEGLHFTGGVFTNLSHDHLDYHPTFAEYRDVKKSFFDNLPKTAFALTNSDDKNGPVMLQNTKAKKRTYALKTYADYRGQILENQLSGLLMKINEQEVWVRLIGSFNAYNLLAIYGVAIELGIESQEALRLLSELESVSGRFQFIVSSGNITAIVDYAHTPDALENVLKTIEDIRTKNEQLITVVGCGGDRDTTKRPIMANIASTMSDKAIFTSDNPRSEKPEAIIDDMEKGVEPQNYKKTVSIVDRKQAIKTACQLAQPNDIILIAGKGHETYQEIQGVRHDFDDMKIVKELLEQLNK, translated from the coding sequence GTGACGGCTTTAAAAGACATATTGTATAAAGTAGCGATCGAATCGGTAAAAGGAACAACAGATTTACCGGTTGGCAAAATTGAATTCGATTCCCGAAAAATCGAATCCGATGATGTATTCGTAGCAATTAACGGAACCGTTTCTAACGGACATGACTTTATTGATAAAGCGATAAGCCTGGGCGCTATTGCGGTAATCTGCGAAGTTATGCCGGCGGTTGTTCACGAAGGAATTACCTATGTTCAGGTAAAAGATACAAGCCTGGCTCTGGCACATATGAGCGCGAATTTCTACGGTGATCCGTCTGCCAAATTAAAACTGGTGGGCGTAACCGGAACCAACGGTAAAACAACCATCGCGTCTTTGTTGTACCAAATGTTTAAAAAAGCAGGTTACAAAGTCGGATTATTATCGACTGTAAAAATTTTAGTCGACAATAAAGAATATAAGGCGACACATACAACGCCGGATTCGCTGACGATTAATTATTATATGAATGAAATGGTGAATGAAGGTTGTGATTATTGCTTTATGGAAGTAAGCTCACACGGAATTCATCAAAAACGTACCGAAGGGTTGCATTTTACAGGTGGCGTATTCACTAATTTGTCACACGACCACTTGGATTATCACCCGACATTTGCGGAATATCGCGATGTGAAAAAATCGTTTTTTGACAATCTGCCGAAAACCGCTTTTGCACTGACCAATAGCGACGATAAAAACGGTCCGGTGATGTTGCAGAACACCAAAGCTAAAAAAAGAACCTATGCCCTAAAAACCTATGCGGATTACAGAGGACAGATTCTTGAAAACCAACTTTCCGGTTTGTTGATGAAAATCAATGAACAAGAAGTATGGGTGCGCTTAATCGGTTCGTTTAATGCCTATAATTTACTGGCGATTTACGGAGTGGCAATTGAGTTGGGAATCGAAAGTCAGGAAGCTTTACGCTTGTTAAGCGAGTTGGAAAGTGTTTCCGGACGTTTCCAGTTTATCGTGTCATCCGGTAATATCACAGCAATTGTTGATTATGCACATACGCCTGATGCATTGGAAAATGTATTAAAGACGATAGAAGATATCCGTACCAAAAACGAACAACTGATTACCGTTGTAGGATGCGGAGGTGATCGGGATACAACCAAAAGACCGATAATGGCCAATATTGCTTCAACGATGAGTGATAAAGCCATTTTTACATCCGATAATCCGAGAAGTGAAAAACCGGAAGCGATTATCGATGATATGGAAAAAGGAGTAGAACCGCAGAATTATAAAAAAACAGTATCCATAGTCGACCGTAAGCAGGCGATTAAAACCGCATGTCAGTTGGCGCAGCCTAATGATATTATTCTGATTGCCGGAAAAGGCCACGAAACCTACCAGGAAATCCAGGGAGTACGTCATGATTTTGACGATATGAAAATTGTAAAAGAACTATTAGAACAACTCAATAAATAA
- a CDS encoding penicillin-binding protein produces the protein MAVEDKNISYRIYLVAFAIFVMAIFIAIKLTNIQWVEGEYYRKLAKERTVKNFVIPANKGNVYSADGSLLATSIPNYTIRFDAVAPKKEDFEKNVKPLADSLSDLLGKPSSYFQTELRRARANKNRYYLLARKLSYTQYMKMKSFPLFNLGAYKGGMITEQKTVREHPIGKIAERTIGYERQDERGVETRVGIEGAFGAYLNGKDGQRLMQKIAKNQWKPISDNNEIEPRDGYDIISTIDVYIQDIAHHALLKQLELYEADHGCVVVMETNTGEIKAISNLGRTTDGSYYETINYAVAESHEPGSTFKLVDLIALLDDRKIDTSKVYDSKGGDITYYNRHVRDSKRGGYGKVTLAKGFEVSSNTVMVQAVYDNYKDNPRQFVNRINNLGLDRPLGLPFKGEGKPFIPQPGEKGWSGVALPWMAFGYGVSITPLQTLTLYNAVANNGEMVKPQFVKEIKEWNKTIKKFDKQVLNPKICSDETLKKVHAILENVVKRGTGSKLYSKDFSMAGKTGTAQVDYHKGDGQMYYASSFAGYFPADKPKYSCIVVVHKPNTSKGLYYGADVAGPVFKRIAQKIFTDVPSTNEVKKLNRKILNQEQSYAAYYDKVQKKDNIVPNVKGMTGMDAVALLENFGLKVKVKGIGKVKQQSILPGQAFTRNQIITLELS, from the coding sequence ATGGCAGTAGAAGATAAAAATATCTCTTACCGAATCTATCTGGTAGCCTTCGCGATTTTCGTGATGGCTATTTTCATTGCTATAAAGCTAACGAATATTCAGTGGGTGGAAGGAGAATATTATCGAAAACTGGCGAAAGAACGTACGGTTAAAAACTTTGTCATTCCGGCGAATAAAGGAAATGTTTATTCGGCTGACGGAAGTTTGTTGGCCACATCAATCCCAAATTATACAATTCGTTTTGATGCAGTTGCTCCTAAAAAAGAAGATTTCGAAAAAAATGTAAAACCGTTGGCAGATTCACTTTCGGATTTGTTAGGTAAGCCATCGAGTTATTTTCAAACCGAACTTCGAAGAGCAAGAGCGAATAAAAACCGGTATTATCTGTTGGCTCGTAAACTGAGTTATACGCAGTATATGAAAATGAAAAGTTTTCCGCTTTTCAATCTGGGCGCTTATAAAGGCGGAATGATAACCGAACAGAAAACCGTTCGGGAACATCCGATCGGAAAAATTGCCGAAAGAACCATCGGGTATGAACGTCAGGATGAAAGAGGAGTGGAAACACGCGTGGGAATCGAAGGAGCGTTCGGCGCGTATCTGAACGGAAAAGACGGACAACGGTTAATGCAGAAAATTGCAAAAAACCAATGGAAACCGATCAGTGATAATAATGAAATAGAACCGCGTGACGGATATGATATCATCTCAACGATTGATGTGTATATCCAGGATATTGCACACCATGCGCTATTAAAACAATTAGAATTGTATGAAGCCGATCACGGTTGTGTAGTGGTAATGGAAACCAATACCGGTGAAATTAAAGCGATTTCGAATTTAGGACGAACCACTGACGGTAGTTATTATGAAACGATCAACTATGCGGTAGCTGAATCACACGAACCGGGTTCTACCTTTAAACTGGTGGATTTAATCGCATTATTGGACGACCGTAAAATAGATACGAGCAAAGTATATGATTCCAAAGGTGGTGATATCACTTATTATAATCGTCATGTTCGCGATTCCAAAAGAGGAGGCTACGGTAAAGTAACCCTTGCAAAAGGATTTGAAGTATCATCGAATACGGTAATGGTTCAGGCGGTTTACGATAATTATAAAGATAATCCGCGTCAGTTTGTAAATCGTATCAATAATCTGGGATTAGACCGACCGTTAGGTTTGCCTTTTAAAGGAGAAGGAAAACCGTTTATCCCGCAACCGGGTGAAAAAGGATGGTCGGGTGTGGCATTGCCGTGGATGGCTTTTGGATATGGTGTTTCAATTACGCCGTTACAAACGCTGACCTTATATAATGCAGTGGCGAATAACGGAGAAATGGTAAAACCGCAATTTGTAAAAGAAATTAAAGAATGGAATAAAACCATTAAGAAGTTTGATAAACAGGTTTTAAATCCGAAAATATGTTCTGACGAAACACTGAAAAAAGTACATGCCATTTTAGAAAATGTAGTGAAAAGAGGAACCGGATCGAAACTCTATTCTAAAGATTTTTCAATGGCCGGTAAAACAGGAACGGCTCAGGTCGATTATCATAAAGGTGACGGACAAATGTATTATGCTTCTTCTTTTGCCGGATATTTCCCTGCTGATAAACCGAAATATTCCTGTATCGTCGTAGTGCATAAACCGAATACATCAAAAGGATTGTATTATGGGGCCGATGTGGCCGGGCCGGTTTTTAAACGCATCGCTCAAAAAATATTTACCGATGTACCGTCTACTAATGAAGTGAAAAAATTAAACCGCAAAATTCTGAATCAGGAACAGAGTTATGCAGCATATTATGATAAAGTTCAGAAAAAAGACAATATCGTGCCCAATGTAAAAGGGATGACAGGAATGGATGCTGTGGCATTATTGGAAAATTTCGGACTTAAAGTGAAAGTAAAAGGAATAGGAAAGGTAAAACAACAGTCCATTCTTCCCGGACAGGCGTTTACCAGAAACCAAATAATAACATTAGAATTATCGTGA
- a CDS encoding FtsL-like putative cell division protein, with translation MKEGVYSLLKAKFLISDDALKNWRFIVFLILLAMIMIANSHRYEQKTFRITELTGQVKELRSEFVDRRSELMELKMESTISAEMEEKGIHPSSVPPKKIKVKEEEKNILKKIWQ, from the coding sequence ATGAAAGAAGGTGTTTATAGTTTGTTAAAAGCAAAGTTCCTGATTAGCGATGATGCGTTGAAAAATTGGCGCTTTATCGTTTTTCTGATTTTATTGGCTATGATCATGATTGCGAATTCGCATCGGTATGAACAGAAAACGTTCCGGATTACGGAGCTGACCGGTCAGGTGAAAGAATTGCGATCGGAATTTGTAGATCGTAGATCGGAATTGATGGAACTTAAAATGGAATCGACGATTTCAGCAGAGATGGAAGAAAAAGGAATTCATCCGTCATCCGTTCCTCCAAAAAAAATAAAAGTTAAAGAAGAAGAAAAGAATATTCTTAAAAAAATATGGCAGTAG
- the rsmH gene encoding 16S rRNA (cytosine(1402)-N(4))-methyltransferase RsmH, which yields MEYHNPVLLKETVDGLNIKPDGIYVDVTFGGGGHSREIMSRLGPNGKLFAFDQDEDALANVIADERFTLINENFRYIKRFLRFHGVKQVDGILGDLGVSSHQFDVPERGFSTRFDAELDMRMNQKGELSAFQVVNEYEEADLKRMFFDYGELKNAGALANAIVTARKETVIRNTEQLKKVLSRFLPAHKSNKILAQIYQAIRIEVNQEMDVLKEFLEQSLELLTREGRLSVISYHSLEDRLVKRFMRNGMFEGEPERDFFGRFEVPFKLIGKLVVPSDEEIAINNRARSAKLRIAEKR from the coding sequence ATGGAATATCATAATCCGGTATTATTAAAAGAAACGGTTGATGGGTTAAATATAAAACCGGATGGTATTTATGTGGATGTAACCTTCGGTGGAGGAGGGCATTCCCGGGAAATCATGAGTCGACTGGGGCCAAACGGAAAATTATTTGCGTTTGATCAGGATGAAGATGCTTTGGCTAATGTTATAGCAGATGAACGCTTTACTTTAATTAATGAGAACTTCCGATATATTAAAAGGTTTCTTCGCTTTCACGGCGTAAAACAAGTTGACGGAATTCTGGGTGATTTAGGTGTTTCTTCTCATCAGTTTGATGTTCCGGAAAGAGGTTTTTCTACACGTTTTGATGCGGAACTGGATATGCGAATGAATCAAAAAGGAGAACTTAGTGCTTTTCAGGTGGTGAATGAATATGAGGAAGCGGATTTAAAACGAATGTTTTTTGATTACGGAGAACTTAAAAATGCCGGAGCACTTGCAAATGCTATCGTTACGGCACGTAAAGAAACGGTAATTCGAAATACGGAACAATTAAAAAAAGTATTGAGTCGTTTTTTACCGGCTCATAAGAGTAATAAGATATTAGCGCAAATCTATCAGGCGATACGAATTGAGGTGAACCAGGAAATGGATGTGCTAAAAGAATTTCTGGAACAATCGCTGGAACTATTAACTCGGGAAGGACGTTTAAGTGTGATTTCCTATCATTCATTGGAAGACCGACTGGTAAAACGTTTTATGCGTAACGGAATGTTTGAAGGAGAACCGGAACGGGATTTCTTCGGAAGATTTGAAGTTCCGTTTAAATTAATAGGTAAGCTGGTTGTGCCTTCGGATGAAGAAATAGCGATAAATAACAGGGCTAGAAGTGCTAAACTAAGGATCGCAGAAAAGCGTTGA
- the mraZ gene encoding division/cell wall cluster transcriptional repressor MraZ, whose amino-acid sequence MTNIIGTYECKIDSKGRLMVPAPLKKQLPAPTDGFVLKRSIFDQCVELWPKAEWDIMMVKINKLNRFVKKNNDFIRKFMAGVKMVEIDDAGRLLITKDLIEYAGISKDLVLTSKVNIIEIWDKDLYEKSISGDDMDFADLAEEVMGNLNDDDNGIS is encoded by the coding sequence TTGACCAATATTATCGGGACATATGAGTGTAAAATTGATTCGAAAGGAAGGCTAATGGTGCCGGCTCCTTTGAAGAAACAATTGCCTGCTCCGACCGATGGTTTTGTGTTAAAACGCTCCATTTTTGATCAGTGTGTGGAGTTGTGGCCTAAAGCAGAATGGGATATTATGATGGTTAAAATCAATAAATTAAACCGTTTTGTAAAAAAGAATAATGACTTCATCCGAAAGTTTATGGCTGGTGTAAAAATGGTGGAAATTGACGATGCAGGAAGGTTATTGATAACGAAAGATCTGATCGAATATGCAGGTATTTCAAAAGATTTGGTTTTGACCTCAAAGGTAAATATCATTGAAATTTGGGACAAGGATTTATATGAAAAATCCATTTCCGGTGATGATATGGATTTCGCAGATTTGGCAGAAGAAGTAATGGGTAATTTAAACGACGATGACAATGGAATATCATAA
- a CDS encoding alpha/beta fold hydrolase, which translates to MEHTLKKEGKYRYFEAGEGTPIIILHGLMGGLSNFDGVADFFPKQGYKVVIPELPLYTNSILKTNVKAFSKFVKDFIAYKEFDKVILLGNSLGGHIALYHTKMYPEKMAGLIITGSSGLYESAMGESYPKRGDYEYIRKKAEDVFYDPKVATKEIVDDVYATVNDRMKLLKTLAIAKSAIRHNMAKDLPKMNTPTCIIWGRNDKVTPPDVAEEFKKLLPNSDLYWIDKCGHAAMMEHPDEFNQLMLEWLKKSNL; encoded by the coding sequence ATGGAGCATACGTTAAAAAAAGAAGGCAAATACCGTTATTTTGAAGCAGGAGAAGGCACGCCTATCATTATTTTACACGGACTTATGGGAGGATTGAGCAATTTTGACGGAGTTGCAGATTTTTTTCCAAAACAAGGCTACAAGGTAGTTATTCCCGAGTTACCACTTTACACGAACAGCATTTTAAAAACTAATGTGAAGGCTTTTTCAAAGTTTGTAAAGGACTTCATCGCTTATAAAGAATTTGACAAAGTAATTCTTTTAGGAAATTCACTTGGCGGCCATATCGCCTTATATCATACTAAAATGTACCCGGAAAAAATGGCCGGTCTTATTATTACCGGGAGTTCCGGTTTATATGAAAGCGCCATGGGTGAAAGTTATCCGAAACGAGGCGATTATGAATACATCCGAAAAAAAGCGGAAGATGTATTTTACGATCCGAAAGTAGCGACCAAAGAAATTGTTGATGATGTATATGCTACTGTCAACGACCGGATGAAATTATTAAAAACGTTAGCCATTGCTAAAAGCGCCATTCGCCACAACATGGCTAAGGATCTTCCGAAAATGAACACTCCGACTTGTATTATTTGGGGGAGAAACGACAAAGTAACACCACCGGATGTAGCCGAAGAATTCAAAAAACTTTTACCGAATTCCGATTTGTACTGGATCGACAAATGTGGTCACGCGGCCATGATGGAACATCCGGATGAATTCAACCAGCTTATGCTGGAATGGCTCAAAAAATCCAACTTATAA
- the yihA gene encoding ribosome biogenesis GTP-binding protein YihA/YsxC, whose product MKINTAEFVISNSEVSKCPKEPLPEYAFIGRSNVGKSSLINMLTNHKNLAKTSGKPGKTQLINHFKINSNWFLVDLPGYGYARVSKKTKETFQKFITDYFEQREQLVCAFVLIDIRLEAQKIDLEFINYLGEIEVPFCIIFTKSDKISKGKIEQNIAAYRKQLLANNWEEMPQHFVTSSLDAIGRDPLLDFIDNVNDDLFKNNSL is encoded by the coding sequence ATGAAAATCAATACTGCCGAATTTGTGATCAGTAATTCTGAAGTAAGCAAATGCCCGAAGGAACCTTTACCGGAATATGCCTTTATTGGTCGGTCAAATGTAGGAAAGTCATCCTTGATCAACATGTTGACCAATCATAAAAATCTAGCCAAAACTTCCGGAAAACCGGGAAAAACCCAGCTGATTAATCATTTTAAAATAAACAGCAACTGGTTCCTGGTCGATTTACCCGGATACGGATACGCTCGTGTTTCAAAAAAGACCAAAGAAACATTCCAGAAATTTATCACGGATTATTTCGAACAAAGAGAACAACTGGTTTGCGCCTTTGTCCTAATCGACATCCGACTGGAAGCGCAGAAGATTGACCTGGAATTCATTAATTATCTGGGCGAGATTGAAGTGCCGTTTTGCATTATATTTACAAAATCTGACAAAATCAGTAAGGGGAAAATTGAGCAAAATATTGCTGCTTATCGCAAACAGTTACTTGCCAACAATTGGGAAGAGATGCCGCAACATTTTGTTACTTCATCACTAGACGCGATCGGAAGAGATCCGCTCCTTGATTTTATCGACAATGTAAATGACGATTTATTCAAAAACAATAGTTTATAA
- the gldC gene encoding gliding motility protein GldC — protein MAKNIKSEIKIQVELDENRVPEKLKWTAQDGGLEAAEAKAMLLSMWDSKAQETLRIDLWTKDMPVDEMKVFFHQTLVAMADTFYRATDDEKMTATMKDFCDYFAEKLELTK, from the coding sequence ATGGCAAAGAATATTAAATCTGAGATAAAAATTCAGGTAGAGTTAGATGAAAATCGCGTACCGGAAAAATTAAAATGGACGGCACAGGATGGCGGACTTGAGGCAGCTGAAGCGAAAGCAATGCTGTTATCGATGTGGGATAGTAAAGCACAGGAAACTTTACGTATTGATTTGTGGACAAAAGATATGCCGGTTGATGAAATGAAGGTGTTTTTTCACCAGACGTTAGTGGCGATGGCGGATACTTTTTACAGAGCTACAGATGATGAAAAAATGACGGCAACAATGAAAGATTTCTGTGATTATTTTGCAGAAAAGCTAGAGTTGACAAAATAA
- the gldB gene encoding gliding motility lipoprotein GldB: protein MKKYLTGLFMVLVLISCKKDDKVAKEVEKVPVKLEIERFDKIFYESPVSDFPKIKKQFHYFFPAGRPDTVWTNKIQNPLYRELYGEVKKKYPDNKAFEGDLVDLFKHIQYYFPEYNTPKVVTLVSEMDYENKAIFTDSLVVISLDMYLGKDNRLYEFPEYYKQNFEPSQMMPDIVASLAAQKIAVSDDRSLLAQMIYFGKELYMKDLMLPDRSDADKIAYTEEQLKWCEENESEMWKYFVNEKLLYDTNPKLTQRFISTAPFSKFYLEIDAESPGRVGTWIGWQIVRSYMKNNPNVNLQQLLATNAKEIFDNSKYKPKK, encoded by the coding sequence ATGAAAAAATATTTGACAGGGCTTTTTATGGTTTTGGTGCTGATCTCCTGTAAAAAGGACGATAAAGTGGCAAAGGAAGTGGAGAAGGTTCCGGTGAAGCTTGAGATTGAACGATTCGATAAGATTTTCTATGAATCACCGGTTTCTGATTTTCCTAAAATTAAAAAACAATTCCATTACTTTTTTCCGGCCGGAAGACCGGATACGGTGTGGACAAATAAGATTCAAAATCCGTTGTATCGCGAATTATACGGGGAAGTAAAAAAGAAATATCCGGATAATAAGGCGTTCGAAGGAGATTTGGTGGATCTGTTTAAACATATTCAATATTATTTCCCGGAATATAATACGCCAAAAGTGGTGACATTGGTTTCGGAAATGGATTATGAAAACAAAGCAATCTTTACCGATAGTCTCGTTGTCATCTCACTGGATATGTATTTGGGGAAAGATAATCGCTTGTATGAATTTCCGGAATATTATAAACAAAACTTTGAACCGTCGCAGATGATGCCGGACATCGTAGCGAGTCTGGCGGCTCAAAAAATAGCAGTATCGGATGATCGTAGTTTGCTGGCGCAGATGATTTATTTCGGAAAAGAACTTTATATGAAAGATCTGATGTTGCCGGATAGGAGTGATGCGGATAAAATTGCTTATACGGAAGAGCAGTTAAAATGGTGTGAGGAAAACGAATCGGAAATGTGGAAATATTTTGTCAATGAAAAATTGTTATATGATACGAATCCGAAGTTAACACAACGGTTTATTTCGACAGCGCCGTTTTCTAAATTCTATCTGGAAATCGATGCGGAATCACCGGGAAGAGTGGGAACCTGGATCGGATGGCAGATTGTGCGATCGTATATGAAAAACAATCCGAATGTAAACCTGCAACAATTGTTGGCTACTAATGCAAAAGAAATATTTGATAATTCAAAATACAAACCCAAAAAATAA